The Daucus carota subsp. sativus chromosome 7, DH1 v3.0, whole genome shotgun sequence genome window below encodes:
- the LOC108194285 gene encoding LOB domain-containing protein 25 — MASSNAYNSPCAACKFLRRKCMPNCIFAPYFPPEEPQKFANVHKIFGASNVTKLLNELLPHQREDAVNSLAYEAEARVRDPVYGCVGAISYLQRQVERLQKELDAANTDLIRFAWTEALPPLPQGVRPIDLIISTTRHNFVNLEGTTNIGASNGNITTSFHQTPCATFSYPNIPWNSITFDNSTSAADVINPEGGGGGGGGGGAGGEPVL; from the coding sequence ATGGCTTCATCAAACGCGTACAATTCACCTTGCGCCGCGTGCAAGTTCTTGAGGAGAAAATGCATGCCTAATTGCATCTTTGCGCCGTATTTCCCACCCGAAGAGCCTCAGAAGTTCGCCAATGTGCACAAGATCTTCGGAGCCAGCAACGTGACAAAGCTCCTCAATGAGCTCCTTCCTCATCAGAGAGAAGACGCGGTGAACTCCCTGGCCTACGAAGCCGAGGCCCGCGTGAGAGATCCGGTATACGGATGTGTTGGAGCCATCTCGTATCTGCAAAGACAGGTGGAGAGGCTTCAGAAGGAGCTTGATGCTGCCAACACGGATCTGATTCGCTTCGCGTGGACCGAAGCTTTGCCTCCTCTACCTCAAGGAGTCAGGCCCATAGATTTGATCATCAGCACAACAAGGCACAATTTTGTGAATCTCGAAGGAACAACCAATATCGGAGCATCCAATGGAAATATCACCACGAGTTTCCATCAAACACCTTGTGCAACATTTTCATATCCGAATATTCCGTGGAATTCGATCACATTCGACAACTCTACCTCAGCTGCAGATGTGATCAATCCTGAAGGAggcggaggtggaggtggaggaggAGGTGCAGGAGGAGAGCCGGTACTTTAG
- the LOC108195031 gene encoding uncharacterized protein LOC108195031 yields the protein MAASKSTLEELYARLSLEDEDEGGIVVAESEIKKRATYGLVGRFLTEKNINFNAMQNVIASLWRPREGMEIVDLGGQRYSFVFYHVLDMQKVLEGGPWTFEQNLLVYHCLKESEDPHTVSLNTSDIWVQVYDLPTGFASENIFRNIGNYVGSFVKSDPINVNGGWRLYSRIRVTLDIDKPIRRRMKIKRDGGEWSWINFKYERLSSFCFVCGLLGHQERDCAIVYANPDKEIVRAYGAWLRAPNKNSKNMNLGAKWLRNGGDNNRAWDEGMSNIQKQTTVQGGRTVVARFMEVDGVISEIQGESGGIKVVPRNQENSLDNSKIGDQLADKAGGENFEKDTVVTDPKRRRVVHENTMGYETGDLLNGPVDLDGPKNLIEAGPVVQARLKQ from the coding sequence ATGGCAGCATCAAAATCAACATTGGAGGAATTGTATGCACGATTATCATTGGAGGATGAGGATGAAGGGGGGATTGTGGTGGCAGAGAGTGAGATCAAAAAACGTGCTACATATGGTCTGGTAGGGCGTTTTCTGACGGAGAAGAACATAAACTTCAATGCAATGCAGAATGTTATTGCTTCGTTATGGCGTCCCAGAGAAGGCATGGAAATCGTTGATTTGGGTGGTCAAAGATATTCATTCGTGTTCTATCATGTCTTGGATATGCAGAAAGTGTTGGAAGGAGGTCCATGGACATTTGAACAGAACCTATTAGTGTATCATTGCCTCAAGGAAAGTGAAGATCCACATACAGTAAGTTTAAATACTTCGGATATCTGGGTCCAAGTTTATGATCTCCCAACTGGTTTTGCTTCTGAGAATATTTTTCGAAACATTGGTAATTATGTTGGTAGTTTTGTTAAATCAGACCCTATTAATGTCAATGGTGGATGGAGGTTATATTCACGAATTCGAGTTACGTTGGATATTGACAAACCCATAAGGCGGAGAATGAAAATTAAGAGGGATGGAGGTGAGTGGAGTTGgattaatttcaaatatgaaAGACTTAGTTCCTTTTGCTTCGTATGTGGTCTGCTTGGGCATCAGGAGAGGGATTGTGCTATCGTATATGCGAATCCGGATAAGGAGATAGTCCGTGCGTATGGAGCATGGTTGCGGGCACCAAATAAGAATTCTAAGAACATGAATCTAGGAGCGAAGTGGTTACGTAATGGGGGAGATAATAACAGAGCATGGGATGAAGGTATGTCCAATATCCAGAAACAAACCACTGTGCAAGGTGGCAGGACGGTGGTAGCGCGTTTCATGGAAGTTGATGGGGTAATTTCCGAGATTCAAGGGGAGAGCGGGGGGATTAAAGTGGTGCCAAGAAATCAGGAGAACAGTTTGGATAACAGCAAGATAGGGGATCAATTAGCTGATAAAGCGGGAGGAGAAAATTTCGAAAAAGATACAGTTGTAACTGATCCCAAAAGGAGACGTGTGGTGCATGAAAATACTATGGGCTATGAAACTGGGGATTTACTTAATGGGCCTGTTGATTTAGATGGGCCAAAAAACTTGATAGAGGCGGGTCCTGTGGTGCAGGCCCGCCTAAAACAATGA
- the LOC108193781 gene encoding tryptophan aminotransferase-related protein 2 — MGKGNRSFMGFDLKVVLMVSVALNVVLISRVLYKEDDESEIGGGVCLESGEAQVSRRRTGFDGDSSGTDVLDGGAVIDLDHGNPTMYEEYWKQMGDKTTVVIPGWQFISYFSDIKNVCWFLEPEFAKQAIRLHSLVGNAVTQDRYIVVGTGSSQLYQAVLYALTPTDSPGPMSVVSAAPFYSSYPLMTDYLKSGLHRWAGDAYNFSTDEPYIELVTSPNNPDGSIRQAVVNGDKGILVHDLAYYWPQYTPISHQADEDVMLFTISKSTGHAGTRIGWALVKDPEIAKKMTKFIEINTIGVSKDSQLRAARILQAVSDDYDSSGNAKKNEQFFEYSYNVMVKRWNELRAAVDKSQIFSLPKFPPGTCTFSGQTFEPQPAFAWVKCEQETVDDCESFFRGHNILTRGGKHFGVSPKYVRISMLDSNNKFKIFTERLSSMKF; from the exons ATGGGGAAGGGGAATAGGAGCTTCATGGGGTTTGATTTGAAAGTGGTTTTGATGGTGTCAGTGGCGTTGAATGTGGTTTTGATTTCGAGGGTTTTGTATAAAGAAGATGATGAGAGCGAGATTGGTGGTGGGGTTTGTTTAGAGAGTGGTGAAGCGCAGGTTAGCAGGAGGAGAACGGGGTTTGACGGAGATAGTTCCGGTACGGATGTTCTCGACGGTGGTGCTGTTATTGATCTTGATCA TGGCAATCCGACAATGTATGAGGAGTATTGGAAGCAGATGGGAGATAAAACTACGGTTGTGATACCTGGTTGGCAATTTATAAGTTACTTTTCGGATATCAAAAATGTTTGCTGGTTTTTGGAGCCAGAATTTGCCAAGCAAGCTATTAGGTTGCATAGTTTGGTTGGGAACGCGGTAACTCAAGACCGTTACATTGTAGTAGGCACAGGCTCTTCACAACTATACCAGGCTGTACTCTATGCCTTGACTCCTACGGACAGTCCTGGGCCAATGAGCGTTGTATCAGCTGCCCCATTCTATTCT TCTTACCCACTAATGACGGACTACTTGAAGTCTGGGCTCCATAGATGGGCTGGTGATGCATACAATTTCAGTACTGACGAGCCATACATCGAGCTTGTTACTTCTCCTAACAATCCTGATGGCTCCATAAGGCAAGCTGTGGTGAATGGAGATAAAGGAATATTAGTTCATGATCTGGCTTACTACTGGCCTCAGTATACTCCAATCTCTCATCAAGCAGACGAAGATGTAATGCTTTTCACAATCTCCAAAAGTACTGGTCACGCTGGGACTCGCATAGG GTGGGCTCTTGTCAAAGATCCAGAAATTGCCAAGAAAATGACTAAATTTATAGAGATCAACACTATCGGTGTGTCCAAAGATTCACAGCTCCGAGCAGCAAGGATTCTGCAAGCTGTGTCTGATGACTATGATTCCAGTGGCAATGCCAAAAAGAACGAACAATTCTTCGAGTACAGTTACAATGTCATGGTGAAGAGGTGGAATGAACTTAGAGCAGCAGTTGATAAGAGTCAAATATTCAGTTTACCTAAATTTCCACCTGGTACGTGCACATTCAGTGGACAGACATTCGAGCCACAGCCAG CTTTTGCATGGGTGAAATGTGAGCAAGAAACAGTAGATGACTGTGAAAGTTTCTTCCGCGGCCACAACATCCTGACTAGAGGCGGAAAGCACTTTGGTGTTAGCCCCAAGTACGTGAGGATCAGCATGCTGGATAGCAACAACAAATTCAAGATCTTCACCGAGAGATTGTCTAgtatgaaattttga
- the LOC108195032 gene encoding oleosin H2 produces MTILTVFPLGGLLLLLSCITLTGTIIALVVATPLFVIFSPVLVPAVVALALAVTGLLTSGAFGVTALSSLAWLVKYLRRGGRDGGGHAAEMGKRRVRDTAGYGGRRS; encoded by the coding sequence ATGACCATCCTCACCGTCTTCCCTCTCGGCggcctcctcctcctcctatcATGCATCACTCTCACCGGAACCATCATCGCCCTCGTTGTCGCCACGCCGCTGTTCGTCATCTTCAGCCCTGTTTTGGTCCCAGCTGTGGTGGCCCTCGCCTTGGCTGTCACAGGGTTGTTGACGTCTGGCGCGTTCGGAGTCACTGCGCTTTCTTCGCTGGCGTGGTTGGTTAAGTACCTGCGGCGGGGAGGGCGGGATGGCGGTGGTCATGCGGCGGAGATGGGTAAGCGGCGCGTGCGGGACACTGCTGGATATGGTGGTCGTAGGAGTTGA